The nucleotide window GCACCGAGGCGAAGTCCAGATCCTCGTCGGACTGGCCAGAGGCCATGGAGGAGGCGGCGCCGCCGCCCAGGCCGATGTTCATGGCCGGGCCGCCCAGCACCACCAGCTTGGCACCGACCGGGATCTCGCCCTTCTGGACGTGCTCCTCGCGGATGTTGCCGAGGCCGCCGGCGATCATGATCGGCTTGTGGTAGCCGCGCACTTCCCGGCCGTTGAAGGAGTTCACTTCCTCTTCATAGGTACGGAAGTAACCCAGCAGGGCCGGACGGCCAAATTCGTTGTTGAAGGCGGCACCGCCCAGGGGGCCTTCGATCATGATGTCCAGGGCCGTGACGATGCGGCTGGGCTTGCCGAAATCCTGCTCCCAGGGCTGCTCGAAGCCGGGGATGCGCAGGTTGGACACCGAGAAGCCGGTCAGGCCGGCCTTGGGCTTGGCACCGACGCCGGTGGCACCCTCGTCGCGGATCTCGCCGCCGGAGCCGGTGGCGGCGCCCGGGAAGGGGGAGATGGCGGTGGGGTGGTTGTGGGTTTCCACCTTCATCAGGATGTGGATGGGCTCCACATGGTACTGGTACTCGCGGCTCTGGGGGTCGGGGAAGAAGCGGCCGGCTGTGCTGCCTTCCATGACGGCGGCGTTGTCCTTGTAGGCGGAGAGCACATAGTCCGGATGCTGTTCATAGGTGTTCTTGATCATCTTGAACAGGGACTTGGGCTGCACCACGCCGTCTATGGTCCAGTCGGCGTTGAAGATCTTGTGGCGGCAGTGCTCGGAGTTGGCCTGGGCGAACATGTAGAGTTCGATGTCGTTGGGGTTGCGGCCCAGGGCCTTGAAGTTCTCCACCAGGTAGTCGATTTCGTCCTCGGCCAGGGCCAGGCCCATGCTCTGGTTGGCCGCCACCAGGGCCTCGCGGCCTTGCCCCAGGATGTCCACGGACCGCAGCGGCGCCGGCTCGGCCTTCTGGAACAGGGCCTCGGCGTCGTTGAGGTCGGCCAGCACCACGTCCACCATGCGGTCGTGGATCAGGCCCTTGAAGAGCTGCTGCTGCTCGGCGCTCAGCTCGCCGTCAACATGGTAGGCGATACCCCGCTCCAGGCGCTTGACCTGGGCCAGGCCGCAGTTGTGGGCGATGTCGGTGGCCTTGGAAGACCAGGGGGAGATGGTGCCCAGGCGCGGCACCACCAGGTACAGCTGGCCGCGCTTTTCCTCCTGGACGCTGCGTGGACCATAGGTCAGCAGTTTTTCGAGCCTGCCCAGCTCTTCGGAAGACAGGGCTTCCTTGAGATCGGCAAAGTGCATAAATTCAGCAGAGATCCCGTTAACCGGCAGTTCGGCTTCCCGACAGGCTGACAGCAGTTTTTCGAGACGAAACGGGGACAGGGCTGGGGCACCACGCAGGATTTCCATAGGCTTTTCTCACCGACAGATCTTTGGAGGGGTTTCGGGCGCGCATTATAGGGGAAAAACGTTTGCTTTCACATCCGGGCTGGGCCCTTTCCTATGCTTTTGGTATAAGTGGCGATCATATGAGCAGAATTTTCATGACAAAGGTCCTGGTGACCGCCGCATTGCTGCTGGGCCTGGGCGCCTGCCAGTGGCAACAGGAAAGCCAAACCGGCCCAGCGCCCCAGAGCCAGCTGGAGCAGATCCTGGCCCGGGGCGAGATCCGCATCGGCACCCGCTATTCCGACACCACCTACTTCGAAGCCGCCGACGGCCCCGCCGGCATGGACTACGAGCTGGCGGCCATGTTCGCCGACTACCTGGGCGTCAAGCTGCAGATGGTGCCGTCGGCGTCCCTGTCGGAGCTGTTCCCGCAGCTGGAGCAGGGCCGGCTGGATCTGCTGGCCGCCGGCCTCAGCGTCACCGATACCCGCCGGGAGCACTTCCGCTTCGCCCCCGCCTACCAGGCGGTGAGCCAGAAGCTGGTCTACAAGCGCGGCAACAAGAGGCCCAGGGATTTCGACGATCTGGACGGCAGCCTGATGGTGGTGGCCCATTCTGCCCATGCCGAAAGCCTGAGTCGCCATGCCGAGGCCTATCCGGACCTGAACTGGTCGGAAACCTCGGACATGGACTCGGACGAACTGCTGCAGCAGGTGCTGGCCGGCAAGCTCGACTACACGGTGGCCGACTCCAACAACCTGGCCCTGAACCGCCGCTTCTACCCGGATCTGATGGTGGGCTTCACGGTACAGGAGGAGCAGCCCATCGCCTGGGCCTTCCCCAAGGGCAATGACGACAGCCTCTATGCGGCCTTGATCGAGTTCTTCGGCGAGATGCACCAGGACGGGGTGGTGGCCAGGCTGGAAGAGAAGTATTTCGGCCATGTGCGCACCTTCGACTACGTGGACACCCGCTCCTTCATCCGCGCCGTGGATCGCAAGCTGCCCCGCTACCAGGGCCTGTTCGAGAAGTACGCCGGCGGCTTCGACTGGCGCCTGCTGGCGGCCATGAGCTACCAGGAATCCCACTGGAACCCCATGGCCCGCTCGGTCACCGGGGTGCGGGGCCTGATGATGCTGACCCTGGCCACCGCCGACTACCTGGACATCGACAACCGCCTGGATCCGGAGCAGTCCATCAGCGGCGGTGCCCGCTACCTGGAAGGCCTGATGGCCAGGCTGCCGGACGCCATACCCCAGGAGGAGAAGATCTGGTTCGCCATGGCCGCCTACAATGTCGGCCTTGGCCACATCATGGACGCCAGGCGCATCACCAAGCAACGTGGCGGCAACCCCAACGCCTGGGCCGACGTCAAGGACAACCTGCCGCTGCTCAGGCGCAAGCAGTGGTACAGCCAGACCAAGCATGGCTATGCCAGAGGCGACGAACCTGTTAAATATGTAGACAACATCAGACGCTACTACGAAACCTTGGTGTGGCTGGACAACCAGCAACTGGCGGCCAGGGCCGCCGAGCAGCAGGCAGGGGGCGACGAGCAAGAGGCCGAAGCGAGCCAATCCCGGGCCCAGGCCGCGCCCCAGGACTAGGGTGTCATCAGGTTGTCATGGAAAGTGCGTATCTAGGCTCGGGAAGGCCTGCAGGAGATCAACAGATGATTAAGAGAAGACGCAACATATTCAAGCGAAAGGCCCGCGCCATGCGCGGCCATGATATCCGCCGCCAGATCAAGTGGAAGCGCAACCACCTGCGCATCCTGGCCCGGGGCCGCAAGTTCGCTCTGGCTCAGCTGGGCGACTGCCCCGCGGCGGCCTGAGCCGCCTCCCGCCTGGCCCTTTTCAGGGCCTTCTGCTGCGCCCGCCTGTCCTTGAAGAACTGACTGAGCATCTGGGCGCACTCCCCTTCCAGGACACCGGCGCTGATCTCGACCTGATGGTTGAGGGCCGGGTGCCGCAGCAGCTGCATCACCGAGCCCGCCGCCCCCGTCTTGGGATCCGCCGCGCCATAGACCACCCGGCCGACCCTGGCATGGACCATGGCGCAGGCGCACATGGCGCAGGGCTCCAGGGTGATGTAGAGGGTAGTGTCCAGCAGCCGGTAGTTGTTGACCGCCTTGCCGCCACCGCGGATGGCCATGATCTCGGCATGGGCACAGGGGTCATGGTCGCTGATGGGGCTGTTCCAGCCCTCGGCCAGCAGCTGGCCGTCCTTGACCAGCACGGCGCCCACCGGCACCTCGCCCCTTTCCCTTGCCCGTTCGGCAAGCGCCAGGGCGTGGCGCATCCATTTTTCGTCTTCTGTCATGATGTTGTCAGCCATAGGCGGCCATTATACTGCCCCCCCGAAGCCGGACTCCAGCATTGACGCGGATCACGCCTTGACCCATGCTCTGCTTGTCCGACAACAGGCCCCCAACAAGAACAAAAGGGAGTTGTAATGATCGATATCGACAAAGCCAACAACTACATGGACATGGTCAAGGAAATGGCCCTGGCCTATGCGCCCAAGCTGGCCCTGGCCATCATCGTCCTGCTGGCGGGCCTGTGGCTCATCGGCGGCCTGCTCAAGGTCATGGACAAGGCCATGGCCAAGCGCGAGGTGGAGCCGACCCTGTCCCACTTCCTGCGCAGCCTGACCGGCATCAGCCTCAAGGTGCTGCTGTTGATCTCGGTGGCTTCCCTGGTCGGCATCGCCACCACCTCCTTCGTGGCCGTGGTCGGTGCCGCGGGCCTGGCCATCGGCCTGGCCCTGCAGGGCAGCCTGGCCAACTTCGCCGGCGGCGTGCTGATCCTGTTCTTCCGTCCCTTCAAGGTCGGTGACTTCATCCAGGCCCAGGGCCATAGCGGCACGGTGCGCGAGATCCAGATCTTCAACACCATACTCACCACCCCGGACAACAAGCGCATCGTCATCCCCAACGCCAAGCTCTCCAACGACAGCCTGGTCAACTTCTCCGCCGAGCCCACCCGCCGGGTCGACTTCGTGTTCGGCGTGAGCTACGGATCTGACATCGATCTGGTCAAGGCCACCCTGGAGGAACAGATCGCCGCCGACGAGCGCATCCTCAAGGATCCGGCCCACCTGGTGGTGCTGTCCGAGCTGGCCGACAGCTCGGTGAACTTCACGGTGCGGGTCTGGGCCAACGCCGCCGATTACTGGGGCGTCTTCTTCGACATGCAGGAACGGGTCAAGAAGGCCTTCGACGCCAAGGGCATCGAGATCCCCTTCCCGCAGCGGGACGTGCACATCCACCAGCAGTAACCCCCCAGCCCGGCAGCCGCCGGGCTTTTTTGTGACGGATGCCAATTGTGCCTGGCCCGACCTTTGGGTAGTCTGGACTTCTCCCCTTGCCGCTGACCCTTGGCATTACAGCGGAAACAACAGCATGAAAAATAAAATCACATTGGCCCTGGCCTCGGCAGCACTGTCGGGACAGGCCCTGGCGGTCTCCCCCGCCCCCGTCGACCATGTCCTGACCCAGCCCGACGGCACCCAGATCCGTGCCCGCCTCAAGGGTGGCCCCTTCCTGAACTGGTACGAAGACGACCAGGGCCACATGCTGGTCAGGGAAGGCGACAGCTGGTACTACGGCAATGCCGAGCAAAGCGGCGACCGCTGGCAGATCAGAAGTACCGGGATCCTGGCCGACAAGGACAAGCCCTATCCGGTGCTGGCCGCCAAGGCCTTCGCCCCGGGCGACGAGGTCAATCCCCACAGCCTCAAGCACTGGTCGGCGGCCTACCCCAGCCATCAGCCCAAGGCCCTGGCCGCCCAGGCCCAGGTGCAGCAGCCGCTGTTGACCCTGCTGGTCAGCTTCGACGACGTGCAGATCCAGCACGACTTCGCCGATCTGCTCTGGGGGCAAGGCAAGACGTTGCAGGATTACTACCTGCAGAATTCCAACAACGGCTACAAGGTGGTGCCGGTCGCCGAAAGCGAAGGTACCCAGAACGATGGCCAGGTGGCGGTGCGCCTCAGCCGCAACCACCCCAACTGCGGCGGTGACTGCCCCTGGGACATGGACGGCGTGCTGGCCGAGGCCCTGCAGGCCGCCGATGGCTATGTGGATTTCGCCGCCTATGACGGCAACGGTGACGGCTGGCTGGCGCCCGACGAGCTGTCGGTGCAGTACATCTTCGCCGGCAACGAGGCCGCCACCGGCGCCGAAGAGCAGGCGGTCTGGGGCCACCGCTGGGGCATGACCCCGGTCACCCTGGACGGCGTCAAGGTCGCCGATTACTGCGTGTTCGGCGAGCTGCAGTGGGAGCAGCGCGCCTCCCTGGGCATCATCGCCCACGAGCTGGGCCACCTGATGCTGGGCCTGCCGGACCTCTATTCCTATGCCGACGTCGGCCAGGGCATCGGCGACTGGGGCCTGATGGGCGGCGGCTCCTGGGGCTACGTGGACGGCGTCGACGACCAGGCCGGCGACACCCCGGCCGGCATGACCGCCTGGTCCAGGGCCGCCACCGAGATGGTCACGCCCCTGGTGCAGAGCCAGGACGGCAGCTTCAGCCTCAGCGGCCTGACGCCCCACCAGATCTACCTGGATCCCTACCTGCGCGGCCAGCAGCTGGGTGAATCCCTGCTGCTGAGCGTGCGCCACGATCTCAGCTACGATGCCAGCCTGCCCGGCAAGGGCCTGCTGATCACCCATATCGACCCCCAGGGCGACAACTCCGTCATCGAGCGCAAGCAGGTCGATATCGAGGCGGCCGACGGCCGCACCGACCTGGACACCAGCGCCAACACGGGCGACGCCGGCGATATCTGGCCCGGCAGCACGGGGGCCACCCGCTTTGCCGACGACACCGGCCCCAATACCCGCACCAACCTGGGCTTTGTCAGCGGCATCCAGCTGGCCAACATCAGCAGCGCCGCCAGCGAAATGAGCTACCGGCTGAGCGGTGTCGCCACCGGCAAGAGCGCCCTCTTGAAGCACGGCTACCACAGCGACCCCATCGCAGAAGGCGACAACAGCACCAGCCTGCTCTGGCAGGGCCTGGCGGTTGCCGCCGACACCCTGTTGGAAGGGGTCGACTTCCATGCCCCGGCCGAGGGCCAGCTGCAGCTGAACGTCTTTGCAGTCAATGAGGCCAATGTCCGCACCGGCCAGGTACTGACCGTGCCGGTATTGAGCCAGGCCCAGGGCTGGCAACGGCACCTGCTGGCCGAGCCCCTGGCCCTGCCGGCGCGTTTCGAGCTGGAAGTCAGCCACCAGGTGGCCGATGGCAAAGCCGCCTTCCATGTGGAGCCGACCGGCAACACCAGCGATCAGTTCCTGGTCAGCGGCGGCGCCCCAAGCGCCAGCCGCCCGGTGCAGCTGAGCCTGCTGCTGGGCAAGCCGGGCCCCCAGACCCGGGACGATCAGTACAGTCTGGACGAAGACGGCAGCCTGACCCTGGCCCCCCTGGCCAACGACGACGCCGGTGCCGAACGCCTGACGATATTCGGCCAGCCCGGCCACGGCACCCTGGCCCAGGACGGCAACAGCCTGATCTATACCCCTGATGCCGATTTCGTCGGCCAGGACAGCTTCAGCTACAAGGCCTGGAGCAGCGATGGCGCCGAAAGCCGCGAGACCTTGGTACGGCTGACCGTGGCCGGCAAGCCCGATGCGCCCGTGGCCAGGGACACCCCGACCTTCTACGGCCAGGAGGCCACGCCCCTGAGCCTAGCCTGGGCCGAGCTCAAGGCCCAGGTCAGCGACGTGGACGGCGAGCAGTTCCAATGGCAGCAGTTCCATTTTGGCAGCCACGACGGCCTCAGCCTCTCTGCCGGCGCCGAAGGCCTGACCATCACCCCCAGCGGCAACCTGGCCGGTGACATCAGCCTGGATTACTGGGTGGTGGACGGCGACGGCCTGCAGAGCAACGTGGCCAAGCTGAAGCTGCACCTGGAAAGCATCGACAACGACGCCCCCGAGGTGACCCTGGTGGGCCCGGCCAGCATCAGCGCCGGCCAGACCCTGAACCTGCAGGCCCAGGCCAGCGACCCCGACGGCGACAAGCTGAGCTACCAGTGGCGACAGCTGGCCGGCCCCGGCCTGGTCCTCGGCAGCGGCGCCAGCCAGAGCCTGACCCTGCCCAGCAGCGGCCAGCGCCAGGAGTACCGCTTCGAGGTCACGGTCACCGATCCCGGTGGCCTGTCGGCCAAGGCCAGCCTCACCGTCATCCAGGAGCCCAAGGACGAGGGCGGCGGTGGCGGCAGCCTGGGCTGGCTATGGCCCCTGTTGCTGCTGTTGAGGCGGCGCCGCTGAGCAAAAAAAGGATGCCAACCGGCATCCTTTTTCTTTCCCCAACCACAAACGATTGCGCACCCTGGATGTTTGACCCCCCTCACGATACGGCACAGGGCGATTTGTTCACTTTTCAACCTCGGGGTATCTTGCCGCCGTCGATTCCGTAGTCAACCTCGTGCTCTGGGGAAAAGAATGAACAACAAGCTCCTGCCTCTGGCGGTGGCTCTGCTTGCGCTGTGCTCCAGCCCGGGCCGGGCCACCGTACCTGCGCCGCTGCCACTGCATTACAGCCAGCCCGACGGCACCAAGCTCACCCTGTTCAAGAAGGGTCGCTTCGGCCGGTACTGGTACCAGGATCAGGCCGGTCATGCCGTGGTGCTGGATGGCGACACCTGGACCTATGCCCGCCTGGAGCAGGGCCGGCTGATCGGCACCGGCATCCCCGCCCACAGACCTGCCCCCACCTGGGCCATTCGCCACTATCGCCCCCCTGTGACCAGCGGCCTTGAGTTGCCGCCTGGCGAGGAAAGCTCCCCCTTGCCTAGCCAGGGTCCCTTGCGGGCGGCCCGGGCCTTGTCCCCCCAACCCGATAACGTCCCCGTCCTGACCCTGTTGGTCGACTTTGCCGACGTACAGATCCAGTACGACTTTGCCGCCCTGCTCTGGGCCGATACCGCCAGCCTGCGCCACTACTACCGGGCGCAGAGCCTGGGCCAGGTGGAGCTGAGCCCGGCCGGTGAAAGCCAGGGCAACGCCAATGACGGCCTGGTCAGCGTGCACCTGGAGCTGCCCCACCCCGACTGCGGCGGCGACTGTAGCTACGGCATCGAGGGCGTGCTGGAGGCGGCCCTGGCCGCCGCCGATCCCCATGTGGATTTCGCCCGTTTCGACAAGGATGGCGATGGAGCCCTGGAGCCCGAGGAGCTGGCCCTGCTGTTCGTCTTTGCCGGCTTTGAGAACAGCTACGACGACGGTGCGCCGGGGATCTGGGCCCACCGCTGGGTGATGCCCGCCAGCCACCACGACGGCGTCAGCCTGCGCGACTACCTGGTAATAGGCGAGCGCCACGGCGATCACCAGGCCACCCTGGGGATCCTGGCCCACGAGCTGGGCCACCTGCTGCTGGCCCTGCCTGATCTCTATGCCGACGAGCCGTCGGCCGGCCTGGGCCGCTGGGCGCTGATGGCCAGCGGCTCCTGGAACCGCGCCACCGGCGACACCGAAATGGGCCAGACTCCCTCCGGTTTCAGCGCCTGGTCCCGATTGCAGGCCGGCTGGCAGCAGGCCCAGCTCATCGAGGCGGAAGGCAACCTCAGCCTGGCCCAGGGGCAGATCCAGCGCATCTACGTCGACCCCTACCTGCGTGAGCGCCGGCTCGGCAACAGCCTGCTGCTCACGCTCAGGGGCTTCGAGGGCTACGACCGCAGCCTGCCGGGGCGGGGCCTGTTGATCACCGAAAGCGACCCCAGGCAGATCGGCAATGCCGATCCGGCCCGGCCCCTGGTCAAGGTCGTCGCCGCCGACGGCCGTGACGATCTGGCCGGCGGCAGCAACCTGGGAGACGGCGGCGATATCTGGCCGGGCAACAGCGGCAACCGGACCCTGGCCGAGCCGCTCGCCGACAGCCCCGTCACCCTAGACGCCATTTCCGACGCCCAGCAGCCCATGCAATACGGCCTGGCCCTGAACGACAACCACAGGACGGCGCTGCTGAACCACGGCTACGGCCACCAGCGCCAGTTGCTGGACGATGCCCTGTTGTGGGGCCTGGAGAACCTCGAGGCCGACCGGTTGGAGGGATTGGATTTCTTCCTGCCCAGGGCCGGCCAGGTCCGATTCAGCCTGCACCAGTGGCTGCCCGACAACGGGCCGGGCGAGCCGCTCGCCGAGCTGGCCAGTTTCCAGGGCGAGGCCGGTTGGCACAGGCTGATGCTGGAGCAGCCCCTCATCATGCCGGCCCGCAGCCTGTTGCAGATGCGCAGCGACAGCGGCTTTGCCTATGAGCCAACCGGGCCCGGCACCAACCAGTGGACGGCCGGCGGCCAGCCCCTGGCCGGTGCGGCCCAGCTCAGCCTGCTGCTGGCAGGCAGTGCCAACTCCAGCCTGGTGGCCAGGGACGATAGCTTGACCATGGCCGAAGACGAGTTGCTGATCGTCAGCCCGGCACAGCTGCTCGGCAATGACAACCCGGGCTACCAGGAACTGGTGCTGGGCCAGGCCAGCCACGGCCGGGTCGAACTGCGGCAGGAGCAGATCCACTTCATCCCCGAGGCCCATTACTTCGGCCAGGCCAGCTTCCAATACCGGCTCAGGGATGCTCAGGGTCTGCTGTCGGCGCCGGCCACCGTCTGGATCCAGGTACAACCGGTCAACGATGCCCCGACCCTGAACCTGACCGGCACCAGGACCCTAGCCGGCGCCGGCGAACTCCGGATCACCGCCGATGCCCGGGATGCCGATGGCGATGCCCTCGACTACCGCTGGCAGCAGTTGACGGGGCCCAGCCTGGCCGGCCTGAGCGAGGCCGGCCGTGAATTCAGCCTGGAGTTGCCCGCCCCGGACCAGACGACCAGCTACGGCTTCAGGGTAAGGGTGACCGATCCCCAGGGACTGAGCCAGAGCCGCGACTTCAGCTTCGAGCACCGGCCGGCGGCCATCGCCCAGGAGAGCGGCGGTGGCGGCAGCCTGGGTTGGCTGGGCCTGGGCCTGCTGGCCCTGGTACGCAGAAAGCGCTGTTAGCAAAAAGGCCGTCCTGTGGGACGGCCTTTTTCTGAAGAGGGGATATGTTCAG belongs to Gallaecimonas sp. GXIMD4217 and includes:
- the mltF gene encoding membrane-bound lytic murein transglycosylase MltF, which encodes MTKVLVTAALLLGLGACQWQQESQTGPAPQSQLEQILARGEIRIGTRYSDTTYFEAADGPAGMDYELAAMFADYLGVKLQMVPSASLSELFPQLEQGRLDLLAAGLSVTDTRREHFRFAPAYQAVSQKLVYKRGNKRPRDFDDLDGSLMVVAHSAHAESLSRHAEAYPDLNWSETSDMDSDELLQQVLAGKLDYTVADSNNLALNRRFYPDLMVGFTVQEEQPIAWAFPKGNDDSLYAALIEFFGEMHQDGVVARLEEKYFGHVRTFDYVDTRSFIRAVDRKLPRYQGLFEKYAGGFDWRLLAAMSYQESHWNPMARSVTGVRGLMMLTLATADYLDIDNRLDPEQSISGGARYLEGLMARLPDAIPQEEKIWFAMAAYNVGLGHIMDARRITKQRGGNPNAWADVKDNLPLLRRKQWYSQTKHGYARGDEPVKYVDNIRRYYETLVWLDNQQLAARAAEQQAGGDEQEAEASQSRAQAAPQD
- the tadA gene encoding tRNA adenosine(34) deaminase TadA, producing the protein MTEDEKWMRHALALAERARERGEVPVGAVLVKDGQLLAEGWNSPISDHDPCAHAEIMAIRGGGKAVNNYRLLDTTLYITLEPCAMCACAMVHARVGRVVYGAADPKTGAAGSVMQLLRHPALNHQVEISAGVLEGECAQMLSQFFKDRRAQQKALKRARREAAQAAAGQSPS
- a CDS encoding mechanosensitive ion channel domain-containing protein codes for the protein MIDIDKANNYMDMVKEMALAYAPKLALAIIVLLAGLWLIGGLLKVMDKAMAKREVEPTLSHFLRSLTGISLKVLLLISVASLVGIATTSFVAVVGAAGLAIGLALQGSLANFAGGVLILFFRPFKVGDFIQAQGHSGTVREIQIFNTILTTPDNKRIVIPNAKLSNDSLVNFSAEPTRRVDFVFGVSYGSDIDLVKATLEEQIAADERILKDPAHLVVLSELADSSVNFTVRVWANAADYWGVFFDMQERVKKAFDAKGIEIPFPQRDVHIHQQ
- a CDS encoding M6 family metalloprotease domain-containing protein — protein: MKNKITLALASAALSGQALAVSPAPVDHVLTQPDGTQIRARLKGGPFLNWYEDDQGHMLVREGDSWYYGNAEQSGDRWQIRSTGILADKDKPYPVLAAKAFAPGDEVNPHSLKHWSAAYPSHQPKALAAQAQVQQPLLTLLVSFDDVQIQHDFADLLWGQGKTLQDYYLQNSNNGYKVVPVAESEGTQNDGQVAVRLSRNHPNCGGDCPWDMDGVLAEALQAADGYVDFAAYDGNGDGWLAPDELSVQYIFAGNEAATGAEEQAVWGHRWGMTPVTLDGVKVADYCVFGELQWEQRASLGIIAHELGHLMLGLPDLYSYADVGQGIGDWGLMGGGSWGYVDGVDDQAGDTPAGMTAWSRAATEMVTPLVQSQDGSFSLSGLTPHQIYLDPYLRGQQLGESLLLSVRHDLSYDASLPGKGLLITHIDPQGDNSVIERKQVDIEAADGRTDLDTSANTGDAGDIWPGSTGATRFADDTGPNTRTNLGFVSGIQLANISSAASEMSYRLSGVATGKSALLKHGYHSDPIAEGDNSTSLLWQGLAVAADTLLEGVDFHAPAEGQLQLNVFAVNEANVRTGQVLTVPVLSQAQGWQRHLLAEPLALPARFELEVSHQVADGKAAFHVEPTGNTSDQFLVSGGAPSASRPVQLSLLLGKPGPQTRDDQYSLDEDGSLTLAPLANDDAGAERLTIFGQPGHGTLAQDGNSLIYTPDADFVGQDSFSYKAWSSDGAESRETLVRLTVAGKPDAPVARDTPTFYGQEATPLSLAWAELKAQVSDVDGEQFQWQQFHFGSHDGLSLSAGAEGLTITPSGNLAGDISLDYWVVDGDGLQSNVAKLKLHLESIDNDAPEVTLVGPASISAGQTLNLQAQASDPDGDKLSYQWRQLAGPGLVLGSGASQSLTLPSSGQRQEYRFEVTVTDPGGLSAKASLTVIQEPKDEGGGGGSLGWLWPLLLLLRRRR
- a CDS encoding M6 family metalloprotease domain-containing protein, whose translation is MNNKLLPLAVALLALCSSPGRATVPAPLPLHYSQPDGTKLTLFKKGRFGRYWYQDQAGHAVVLDGDTWTYARLEQGRLIGTGIPAHRPAPTWAIRHYRPPVTSGLELPPGEESSPLPSQGPLRAARALSPQPDNVPVLTLLVDFADVQIQYDFAALLWADTASLRHYYRAQSLGQVELSPAGESQGNANDGLVSVHLELPHPDCGGDCSYGIEGVLEAALAAADPHVDFARFDKDGDGALEPEELALLFVFAGFENSYDDGAPGIWAHRWVMPASHHDGVSLRDYLVIGERHGDHQATLGILAHELGHLLLALPDLYADEPSAGLGRWALMASGSWNRATGDTEMGQTPSGFSAWSRLQAGWQQAQLIEAEGNLSLAQGQIQRIYVDPYLRERRLGNSLLLTLRGFEGYDRSLPGRGLLITESDPRQIGNADPARPLVKVVAADGRDDLAGGSNLGDGGDIWPGNSGNRTLAEPLADSPVTLDAISDAQQPMQYGLALNDNHRTALLNHGYGHQRQLLDDALLWGLENLEADRLEGLDFFLPRAGQVRFSLHQWLPDNGPGEPLAELASFQGEAGWHRLMLEQPLIMPARSLLQMRSDSGFAYEPTGPGTNQWTAGGQPLAGAAQLSLLLAGSANSSLVARDDSLTMAEDELLIVSPAQLLGNDNPGYQELVLGQASHGRVELRQEQIHFIPEAHYFGQASFQYRLRDAQGLLSAPATVWIQVQPVNDAPTLNLTGTRTLAGAGELRITADARDADGDALDYRWQQLTGPSLAGLSEAGREFSLELPAPDQTTSYGFRVRVTDPQGLSQSRDFSFEHRPAAIAQESGGGGSLGWLGLGLLALVRRKRC